A window from Schistocerca gregaria isolate iqSchGreg1 chromosome 8, iqSchGreg1.2, whole genome shotgun sequence encodes these proteins:
- the LOC126284463 gene encoding peptidoglycan-recognition protein LB-like isoform X1 produces MSPLLSLLLATALQLTDIAHPDECPEMVTRAQWGARPPTARETMKTPVPFVVIHHTYKPGFCATTEDCKKAMRTMQDMHQFQHKWNDIGYNFVVGGDGKVYEGRGWGIVGAHAPNYNSRSIGISFIGDYTSNVPTPAMLKAGQQLIRCGVARGQIAADYKLLGHRQVRATECPGDAFFASIQKWPHWSPLRDIVPRL; encoded by the exons ATGTCGCCCCTGTTGTCTTTGCTTCTGGCAACGGCGCTTCAACTCACCGACATCGCCC ACCCGGACGAGTGCCCCGAGATGGTGACCCGGGCGCAGTGGGGGGCGCGGCCGCCGACGGCCCGCGAGACCATGAAGACGCCGGTGCCGTTCGTCGTGATCCACCACACGTACAAGCCGGGCTTCTGCGCCACCACCGAGGACTGCAAGAAGGCCATGCGTACCATGCAGGACATGCACCAGTTCCAGCACAAGTGGAACGACATCGGCTACAA TTTTGTGGTTGGCGGCGACGGCAAAGTGTACGAAGGACGCGGCTGGGGAATAGTCGGTGCCCACGCGCCCAACTACAACAGCCGCAGCATCGGGATCAGCTTCATCGGCGACTACACAA gtAACGTGCCGACGCCGGCGATGCTGAAGGCGGGCCAGCAGCTGATCCGGTGCGGCGTCGCCCGCGGCCAGATCGCCGCCGACTACAAGCTGCTCGGCCACCGACAGGTCAGGGCCACGGAGTGCCCCGGCGACGCGTTCTTCGCCAGCATTCAGAAGTGGCCCCACTGGTCTCCGCTCCGCGACATCGTTCCCAGGCTGTAG
- the LOC126284463 gene encoding peptidoglycan-recognition protein LB-like isoform X2 encodes MSQAACDPDECPEMVTRAQWGARPPTARETMKTPVPFVVIHHTYKPGFCATTEDCKKAMRTMQDMHQFQHKWNDIGYNFVVGGDGKVYEGRGWGIVGAHAPNYNSRSIGISFIGDYTSNVPTPAMLKAGQQLIRCGVARGQIAADYKLLGHRQVRATECPGDAFFASIQKWPHWSPLRDIVPRL; translated from the exons ACCCGGACGAGTGCCCCGAGATGGTGACCCGGGCGCAGTGGGGGGCGCGGCCGCCGACGGCCCGCGAGACCATGAAGACGCCGGTGCCGTTCGTCGTGATCCACCACACGTACAAGCCGGGCTTCTGCGCCACCACCGAGGACTGCAAGAAGGCCATGCGTACCATGCAGGACATGCACCAGTTCCAGCACAAGTGGAACGACATCGGCTACAA TTTTGTGGTTGGCGGCGACGGCAAAGTGTACGAAGGACGCGGCTGGGGAATAGTCGGTGCCCACGCGCCCAACTACAACAGCCGCAGCATCGGGATCAGCTTCATCGGCGACTACACAA gtAACGTGCCGACGCCGGCGATGCTGAAGGCGGGCCAGCAGCTGATCCGGTGCGGCGTCGCCCGCGGCCAGATCGCCGCCGACTACAAGCTGCTCGGCCACCGACAGGTCAGGGCCACGGAGTGCCCCGGCGACGCGTTCTTCGCCAGCATTCAGAAGTGGCCCCACTGGTCTCCGCTCCGCGACATCGTTCCCAGGCTGTAG
- the LOC126284463 gene encoding peptidoglycan-recognition protein LB-like isoform X4, with product MAADPDECPEMVTRAQWGARPPTARETMKTPVPFVVIHHTYKPGFCATTEDCKKAMRTMQDMHQFQHKWNDIGYNFVVGGDGKVYEGRGWGIVGAHAPNYNSRSIGISFIGDYTSNVPTPAMLKAGQQLIRCGVARGQIAADYKLLGHRQVRATECPGDAFFASIQKWPHWSPLRDIVPRL from the exons ACCCGGACGAGTGCCCCGAGATGGTGACCCGGGCGCAGTGGGGGGCGCGGCCGCCGACGGCCCGCGAGACCATGAAGACGCCGGTGCCGTTCGTCGTGATCCACCACACGTACAAGCCGGGCTTCTGCGCCACCACCGAGGACTGCAAGAAGGCCATGCGTACCATGCAGGACATGCACCAGTTCCAGCACAAGTGGAACGACATCGGCTACAA TTTTGTGGTTGGCGGCGACGGCAAAGTGTACGAAGGACGCGGCTGGGGAATAGTCGGTGCCCACGCGCCCAACTACAACAGCCGCAGCATCGGGATCAGCTTCATCGGCGACTACACAA gtAACGTGCCGACGCCGGCGATGCTGAAGGCGGGCCAGCAGCTGATCCGGTGCGGCGTCGCCCGCGGCCAGATCGCCGCCGACTACAAGCTGCTCGGCCACCGACAGGTCAGGGCCACGGAGTGCCCCGGCGACGCGTTCTTCGCCAGCATTCAGAAGTGGCCCCACTGGTCTCCGCTCCGCGACATCGTTCCCAGGCTGTAG